The Enterobacter oligotrophicus sequence AATCTCCCGTTCATGGGGAAGCGCAAGGCAAAACCACGATTCCGTGTTGCGCTCAATACCCGGCGCATAGCGATGACGTAAATGGCTAAAAATTTCAAACTCCACCGTACGCTGACAGTCCTTCAGGGTCAGTTGCTCGCAAGCAACATCAATGGTGACCTCTTCCTTTACTTCGCGCGCGGCGGCCTGCGGCGCGGTTTCTCCCTCTTCCAGGCTGCCGGTAACCGACTGCCAGAAATCAGGATCGTCGCGCCGCTGCAACATCAGCACCCGCTTCGTGTCTTCTGCATAAATGACGACCAGAACAGAAACGGGACGCTTATATGTCATATCAGTTTTTCTCTTCCTTTTTCACCACATCGATACCCAGTTCAGCCAGAGCTGCCGGGTTAGCGAAACTTGGCGCTTCGGTCATCAGACACGCCGCGGCAGTGGTTTTCGGGAAGGCGATAACATCACGAATGTTATCGGTGCCGGTCAGCAGCATGGTCAGACGGTCAAGACCGAATGCCAGGCCCGCATGCGGCGGCGTACCGTATTTCAGGGCATCCAGCAGGAAGCCGAATTTCTCGCGCTGCTCCTGCTCGTTAATGCCCAGAATGCCGAACACGGTCTGCTGCATGTCACCGCTGTGAATACGCACGGAACCGCCGCCCACTTCGTAACCGTTGATCACCATATCGTAGGCGTTTGCGACCGCATCTTCCGGTGCCGCTTTCAGCTCTGCCGCCGTCATGTCTTTTGGCGAGGTGAACGGGTGGTGCATTGCGGTCAGGCCGCCTTCGCCGTCGTCTTCAAACATCGGGAAGTCGATAACCCACAGTGGTGCCCATTTGCTTTCGTCGGTCAGGTTCAGGTCTTTACCGAGCTTCAGACGCAGCGCGCCCATCGCATCCGCAACGACTTTCTTGTTGTCTGCACCGAAGAAGATCATGTCGCCGTCCTGCGCGCCGGTGCGCTCAAGGATCGCTTCCACGATGTCTGCGTTCAGGAACTTCGCTACCGGGCTGGTGATACCTTCCAGACCTTTCGCACGCTCGGTCACTTTAATATAGGCCAGACCTTTCGCGCCGTAGATTTTGATGAAGTTGCCGTAGTCGTCAATCTGCTTACGGCTCAGAGCCGCACCACCCGGTACACGCAGGGCAGCCACGCGACCTTTCGCATCGTTAGCCGGGCCGGCAAATACCGCGAACTCAACGGATTTAACCAGGTCCGCAACGTCCACCAGCTCCATCGGGTTACGCAGGTCTGGTTTGTCAGAGCCGTAGCGACGCTCGGCTTCGGCGAAGGTCATGATAGGGAAATCGCCCAGCTCCACGCCTTTCACGTCATTCCACAGGCTACGCACCAGCGCTTCCATCACTTCACGCACCTGACCGGCCGTCATGAAGGAGGTTTCCACATCGATCTGGGTAAATTCTGGCTGACGGTCAGCACGCAGATCTTCGTCGCGGAAGCATTTTACGATCTGATAGTAGCGGTCGAAGCCGGACATCATCAGCAGCTGTTTGAACAGCTGAGGAGACTGTGGCAGCGCGTAGAATTTGCCTTTATGAACGCGGGACGGGACCAGGTAATCGCGCGCGCCTTCCGGCGTGGCTTTGGTCAGCATCGGGGTTTCGATATCGAGGAAACCGTGGTCATCCATAAAGCGACGCACCAGGCTGGTGATTTTCGCACGGGTTTTGAGGCGCTGGGCCATCTCCGGGCGACGCAGATCCAGGTAGCGATATTTCAGACGCGCTTCTTCGGTGTTGACGTGGTTAGAGTCCAGCGGCAGCGCTTCAGCACGGTTGATGATCACCAGGTCAGACGCCAGCACTTCAATTGCGCCGGTCGCCATGTCTGCGTTTACGTTTTTCTCGTCACGCGCACGAACGGTGCCGGTGACCTGAATGCAGAACTCATTACGCAGCTCAGAAGCCAGTTTCAACGCGTCCGCACGATCCGGATCGAAGAACACCTGAACGATACCTTCGCGGTCGCGCATATCGATGAAGATAAGGCTACCAAGATCACGACGACGGTTGACCCAACCACACAGGGTCACCTGCTGTCCCACGTGGGACTGACGCAGCTGCCCGCAATATTCTGTACGCATGAGATATCCCTTAATTAGCCGCAGGCTGATTGTCGCAGCTTTACTGTATGTCACAACTGGATGAAAAAAGGCGGCTATTATACTGGAAATTCCGCCTGACGATAAGAGAGAAGCGCGGCCTGACGCACGTTTGCTGCACTCTTATTGCGCATTCTCACAAAAATTAACAAAATTATCCGCCCGATAACAGGTCAGAACGTCGTAAGGTGTAGCCAACACCTTTATTTAACTGGAGTTATTATGTTGACACTTGATGCCACCAAAACCGCACTTGTGGTGATTGATTTACAGGAAGGGATCCTCCCCTTTGCTGGCGGCCCGCACACCGCTGACGAGGTGGTTAGCCGTGCCGCGCGTCTGGCGGAAAAATGCCGCGCCAGCGGTGCGCCTGTTGTCATGGTGCGTGTCGGCTGGTCAGCAGATTTCGCCGAAGCATTGAAACAACCAGTCGATGCGCAGGCGGCGGCACAGGCTCTGCCCGCCAACTGGTGGAACTACCCGGTTTCACTCGGCAAACGTGACAGCGATATCGAAGTGACCAAACGCCAGTGGGGCGCATTCTACGGCACCGATCTGGAGCTACAGCTGCGCCGTCGCGGCATTGATACCATTATTCTGTGCGGGATCTCCACCAATATCGGCGTGGAATCCACCGCCCGTAACGCATGGGAACTGGGCTTTAATCTGGTGATTGCCGAAGATGCCTGCAGTGCAGCGTCTGCGGAGCAGCATCAGGGCAGCATGAGCCATATTTTCCCGCGTATCGGCCGTGTGCGCAGCACGGATGAGATCGTAAACGCCTTATGATGTATGTGGGCCTTCCCCAGTGGTCGCACCCGAAA is a genomic window containing:
- a CDS encoding hydrolase, whose translation is MLTLDATKTALVVIDLQEGILPFAGGPHTADEVVSRAARLAEKCRASGAPVVMVRVGWSADFAEALKQPVDAQAAAQALPANWWNYPVSLGKRDSDIEVTKRQWGAFYGTDLELQLRRRGIDTIILCGISTNIGVESTARNAWELGFNLVIAEDACSAASAEQHQGSMSHIFPRIGRVRSTDEIVNAL
- the aspS gene encoding aspartate--tRNA ligase; translation: MRTEYCGQLRQSHVGQQVTLCGWVNRRRDLGSLIFIDMRDREGIVQVFFDPDRADALKLASELRNEFCIQVTGTVRARDEKNVNADMATGAIEVLASDLVIINRAEALPLDSNHVNTEEARLKYRYLDLRRPEMAQRLKTRAKITSLVRRFMDDHGFLDIETPMLTKATPEGARDYLVPSRVHKGKFYALPQSPQLFKQLLMMSGFDRYYQIVKCFRDEDLRADRQPEFTQIDVETSFMTAGQVREVMEALVRSLWNDVKGVELGDFPIMTFAEAERRYGSDKPDLRNPMELVDVADLVKSVEFAVFAGPANDAKGRVAALRVPGGAALSRKQIDDYGNFIKIYGAKGLAYIKVTERAKGLEGITSPVAKFLNADIVEAILERTGAQDGDMIFFGADNKKVVADAMGALRLKLGKDLNLTDESKWAPLWVIDFPMFEDDGEGGLTAMHHPFTSPKDMTAAELKAAPEDAVANAYDMVINGYEVGGGSVRIHSGDMQQTVFGILGINEQEQREKFGFLLDALKYGTPPHAGLAFGLDRLTMLLTGTDNIRDVIAFPKTTAAACLMTEAPSFANPAALAELGIDVVKKEEKN
- the nudB gene encoding dihydroneopterin triphosphate diphosphatase → MTYKRPVSVLVVIYAEDTKRVLMLQRRDDPDFWQSVTGSLEEGETAPQAAAREVKEEVTIDVACEQLTLKDCQRTVEFEIFSHLRHRYAPGIERNTESWFCLALPHEREIVFTEHLTYRWVNAAEAAALTKSWSNRQAIEEFVINAA